ACGCGCGTCTCTGCCGAACGCTCGCAACCGTATTACCTCGATGTGACTCATCCCAGCGCGACCAAGGGCTTCGTGGTGCTCACGCTTTCCAAGCTGCTCGATATTCCCACCGAGGCCATTGCGACCATCGGCGACATGCCGAACGATATGCTTATGTTTGAAAAGAGCGGCATGAGTATTGCCATGGGCAACGCCAGCGCGGCAGTACAAAAAGCCGCCACGTATGTCACCACGTCGAACGAGGATGAAGGTTTTGCCAAGGCAATGGAGCGGTTCGTGCTTCACGTGGATCAGGAACGGAACAATGTCTAACATCACCATCTATCCTGACAGTGAGCACTTTGTGGACGGTTCGGCCGATTTCATTGCCGGACTTGCTGCCCGGGCTGTCGCCGAACGCGGCCGTTTTGTGATCGCACTCTCGGGCGGCGGCACCCCGCGTCCGATCTATGCCCGGCTGGCGACAGCAGGATATATAGATCGCATCGAGTGGACCAAGGTGCACATCTTTTTCGGCGACGAACGTTGTGTGCCGCCGGATGATTCACGCAGCAACTATCGCATGGCGCGTGAGGCGCTGCTCGATCACGTGCCGCTGCCGCCGGGCAACATCCATCGCATTCGTGGTGAAGATGATCCAGCACAAGCCGCGCTGGCTTACGCGCAAGAAGTGCAGCGCCTGTTTCGCACTGCTTCCGCGCCGGCCTTCGATCTCATCTGTCTGGGCATGGGCGAAAACGGGCATACGGCTTCGCTCTTTCCGGGCACGGCGGCTTTGCGCGAGCAAGTACAGTGGGTTGTGCCGCAGTACGTTGAAGTGATGACGACATGGCGCGTGACGTTCACGACCGTGTTGATCAACGCCGCGCGGCACGTTGCCTTCCTCGCTGAGGGCATGGGGAAAGCCGATATGCTGTGGCGCGTCCACGAAGGCCCCTATCAGCCCGATGTACTGCCCTCACAACTGATTCAACCGGTGAACGGCCAACTCCATTGGCTGGTGGATGCGGCTGCAGGGGAAAAAGTTCAATCGGTTTAATGGAGCCAAAATGAATCAAGCGTCTGCTTCATCCGATCCAGAAGCGCTACTCAAAGCAGAGACTGCGACCCACGCCGTGGAATTTGTGCAACCGGGGATGAAGGTCGGGTTGGGCACCGGCAGCACCGCTATCTTTGCCACACGCCGCATTGCCGAGCTGCTGCAAAACGGGGAACTGCGCGAAATCATTGCTTTTGCGACTTCGAAGGTCACCTGGATAGAGGCAGTCCGCCTCGGTATCCCAATGATGACCGAGGACTTGCCCGACGACCTCGACGTGACGATTGACGGCGCCGACGAGGTTGATCCGGAGATGGATTTGATCAAGGGCGGCGGTGGTGCTCTTCTGCGTGAGAAAATCGTTGCGCAGGTGAGCCGCCGCGAGATCATCGTCGTGGATGAAACCAAGCAGTCGCCGCGTCTGGGCACGCACTGGCCGGTACCAATCGAAGTGATTCATTTCGGCTGGCGCTCGCAAGCACGTTATCTTGAATCGCTCGGTGCCAAGTGCACCATCCGGCAGAATCGTGATGGCACACAATTCGTTACGGATTCCGGCAACATGATTCTAGACTGTCACTTCGGACCCATCGCCGATGCGCCGCAGCTCGCCGGTTTGCTGAGCACGCGCGCCGGCATCGTCGAGCACGGCTTATTCGTCGGTTTGGCAACCGACTTAATCGTCGCCGGAGCCAATGGAATTCGCTCCAGCGCCCGTCACGCGTAGAAAGATCGATCAGACGACTGCAAGTCATCGAAGAACTGGATTTGGTGCTGGTGATGACGGTAAACCCCGGTTTTGGCGGACAGAAATTTGTCGGCTACACCCTGCGGAAAGTTCGGCAGGCGCGGAAGTTGCTGGACGCCCGCAACCCGAACTGTGATGTGGAAGTGGACGGCGGCATCGAATTGCATACGATTCGAGCGGCGTATGAAGCGGGTGCGCGCGTCTTTGTGGCGGGTACCTCAGTGTTTGATTATCCCGAAGGACCGGAAGCCGGTGTGCGGGGCCTGATTACGGCAGCCCAGGGTTGACGTGTTGCCAGCGACATCGTTGATCGGACTCATTTCAGCTGCAGCGTCCTGTCGGGAATTGCTCAAGACGCGCTGTTGGACGCGGTTAAGGTGGTTCCCGTGGGCATGGGGTAACTGGTCAGAAAACAGACGGAGGGGTGGGCGTATATCCGGCTCCGGTTGAGCAAAGCACGGAGGTTTTCCAATGTCACCCCTTACGGCGGTGATCTATTCGTTCCTGTTTGGATTGTTGCACGGGATTCTGCCCGACGAGCACACCTGGCCCATCACGTTTAGCTACGCCATTGGCGGCGCCAGCGGAAAGCAGGGCATGAAAGCCGGACTTTATTTCTCCGCCACATTCACCGTCCAGCGCATGCTCATTTCAGAACTGGCGTATCTGGCGCTGGCGCCGTTCCTGCTCCTGCCGATAGTCAACGGAATTGTCTATGTGGTTGTCGGCATCGCGATGTCAGCCGCGGGTGCGCTGGTCCTGCGCCAGAATCTTTACCCCCATCTCCACATCCTCGGGCATCATCATGAAGCGGGCCACCAGATTGAAAAACAGAGCCACGAGCTCAAGAGGCGTCATGCAGAACCTGGTGGATTGGTGGCGACACCGCCAGCACGGTGGACGGTCATTCACGGTTTTATTGCCGGTTTCGGTTTTGGCGGGTTCTCGCTTTTTGTCAACACCGTTGCCGCCCCGGCCATGTCCAGCGCGTGGTTAGGATTTTTGCCCGGGCTGGCCTTCGGTCTCGGAACGATGATCATGCTGGTGGTTGTCGGCGGCCTGTTTGGCGCCTCTTTGCGGTGGGCGCACGCGCTGACGGAGCTGGAGATCAAGCGGATCGGAGCGCAGACCGGAGGGAGAACCCTCTTCTTCGGCGGATTGCTTTTTGGGGTTTTCGGGGTCGCGGCGCTTCTGGGATTGGACCGGCTTTTGCCCGTTGACGCGGGATATGTGCTCATCGGGCTGTTCATGATCACCATTGCCATCCCGGCCTTTATTTTCTCGCTGAAGGAGGTGCTGGCGGCGCGGAAACCGTCAGGTGTAAATCGTGAGCAGCCCCAATGATCATTCCAGGTTCCAGTGACCTCCATCCCACCACACGGCGGCTGCTGCAGGCGCGCGCCCTGCGCCGCATCAGCCAGGGCGCGGTCGATAAAGTGGGTTCACGTGGATCGATTGACAAGAAAACTTGGGAAAGGGTATGTTCACGCATGACGGCAATATCAGTTTCCTGCACATATTGCGGGAATTCGGTGAATAAACTATCCAAACAGGGTTACCATGTCGTTTGAATTGGTTTTCCTCGTCTCCATCGCGGCGGGACTGATTGGCGCAATGAGTGGGATGGGTGGCGGGATCGTCCTGATCCCCGCCCTCACTCTGCTGGGCCTGGATATCAAACACGCTATCGCCATCAGCATCGTCTCAGTCGTTGCCACCTCGAGTGGTGCTGCCTCGGCGTACGTGCGTGACCGTATTATCAATCTCAAGCTCGGGATGTTTCTCGAGATGTTTACGATTATCGGCGCACTCGTCGGCGCGACGATTACGGTCGTAGTCTCCGCGCAGGGCCCGCTCTTTTTTGTTTTTGGACTCGTGCTGCTGGCGTCTTTGGCGACGCTTTTCTTGCAGCGCGAGGACTGGACGCCCGTCGCACACCAGGACGCGTTTTCCGGCTGGCTGGAATTGGAAGGGAGCTACGACGATCAAGCCATGGGGCAGACCGTCCACTACCGCGGGGCGCGCGCTTACTTTGGGGGGCCGCTGATGTTCGGCGCGGGATTGATCGCAGGACTCCTTGGTATCGGCGCGGGGGCGCTCAAGGTATTGATCATCGATCTGGCAATGGGGCTGCCGCCCAAAGTATCCACCACGACGAGCGACCTGATTATCGGCATCACCGCGCTTGCCGGCACGAGCATTTACCTCGCGGCGGGCTTGATTGATCCGGGGCTCGCCGCGCCCGTGATCCTGGGCGTCGTCGCGGGCGCATTCATAGGCACGCGGCTTCTCGTCCGGCTTACCAATCAGAAGGTGCGCCGTTTCTTTATGGTGGTGCTGGCGATCCTGGGCGTTGAAATGATCCTGCGCGGGGTCGGAGTCATACCATGACGGCACCAGAGGGGACGGCGGCGGCGCATCAACCGTCCGGCGCGAAGAACGACGGCTTTAGCATGGAAGTCCTGGTAGGGTACATTTTGCTGATCGGCGTGCTTCTGAGCGTGGCGCTGATCACAATCGGAGTGGCGTGGCGCTGGCTGGCGACGGGTCAACTCGGGCTTGAATACTCGATTGCGGGGATGACTCTGTTCAGGTTCGTGCTCGCGGACCTCCAGCAGATTTTCTCCGGCGCTTTTCGCCCGCGTCTCTTTGTCAATCTGGGAATTGCCACGCTGATGCTGACGCCCTACGTCCGTGTCTTTGCCTCAATGCTCTACTTTGCCTTCGTGGAGCGCAATCGCAAGTACACTATTTTCACGGGTTTTGTTTTCACCATCCTGACTTACAGCCTCTTCCTCCGGTAAGGAACGCCGCCTGATTCCTTCAACACAGGCAATGTAGTTCATGGACAAATTATAATAAATATTATCTTTAAGACAATAATATAGCTAATGTTTCGTTCCTGGGTAATCAGGTCAAATTTAAATCTGGTGAACCGGAAGGTAACATTACATGACAAATTCAAACAGTGAGCCCGATAAGGACGTCTTTTCAATCGAGGCAACCGTTGAAACCTGTCCTGAGGCGATCAGGAGGCGGGAGAGAAACCTCTTCAAATCATTCCGCTACCGGGATTTTCGCTACTTCTGGAGCGGCGCGCTGGTTTCCAATGTCGGCACCTGGATGCAGACGGTCGCTGTCGGCTGGGTCGTCTATGACATCACCAAGGCAGGCAACCCCTCCGCGGCCCTGGGCGTCATCAACTTCCTCAACTTCCTGCCGACGACGCTACTGACCCTGTTCGCCGGGATAGTTGCCGATCGCCTCAATCGCAAGCGACTGATTATCGTGGCTCAAATCCTGCTGACGATACAGGCGCTCGTGCTGGCGCGACTCACCCAGATAAACGACATCACCATCGTCATCATCGGCGGACTGGTTCTATTCGGCGGCGTCATCACGGCATTCGTTTTCCCCGCCTGGCAGGCGATGTTGCCCGATATCGTGCCGAAGAAATCGCTGCTCAACGCCGTCGCGCTCAACGCGGCTCAGTTCAACGGCGCGCGCCTGCTCGGTCCATTACTGGGTGGCCTTGTTTTTGCGCGTTTCGGTGCCGCCGAAGTCTTCT
Above is a window of Actinomycetota bacterium DNA encoding:
- a CDS encoding DUF1634 domain-containing protein codes for the protein MTAPEGTAAAHQPSGAKNDGFSMEVLVGYILLIGVLLSVALITIGVAWRWLATGQLGLEYSIAGMTLFRFVLADLQQIFSGAFRPRLFVNLGIATLMLTPYVRVFASMLYFAFVERNRKYTIFTGFVFTILTYSLFLR
- the rpiA gene encoding ribose-5-phosphate isomerase RpiA — translated: MNQASASSDPEALLKAETATHAVEFVQPGMKVGLGTGSTAIFATRRIAELLQNGELREIIAFATSKVTWIEAVRLGIPMMTEDLPDDLDVTIDGADEVDPEMDLIKGGGGALLREKIVAQVSRREIIVVDETKQSPRLGTHWPVPIEVIHFGWRSQARYLESLGAKCTIRQNRDGTQFVTDSGNMILDCHFGPIADAPQLAGLLSTRAGIVEHGLFVGLATDLIVAGANGIRSSARHA
- the pgl gene encoding 6-phosphogluconolactonase — protein: MSNITIYPDSEHFVDGSADFIAGLAARAVAERGRFVIALSGGGTPRPIYARLATAGYIDRIEWTKVHIFFGDERCVPPDDSRSNYRMAREALLDHVPLPPGNIHRIRGEDDPAQAALAYAQEVQRLFRTASAPAFDLICLGMGENGHTASLFPGTAALREQVQWVVPQYVEVMTTWRVTFTTVLINAARHVAFLAEGMGKADMLWRVHEGPYQPDVLPSQLIQPVNGQLHWLVDAAAGEKVQSV
- a CDS encoding sulfite exporter TauE/SafE family protein, whose amino-acid sequence is MSFELVFLVSIAAGLIGAMSGMGGGIVLIPALTLLGLDIKHAIAISIVSVVATSSGAASAYVRDRIINLKLGMFLEMFTIIGALVGATITVVVSAQGPLFFVFGLVLLASLATLFLQREDWTPVAHQDAFSGWLELEGSYDDQAMGQTVHYRGARAYFGGPLMFGAGLIAGLLGIGAGALKVLIIDLAMGLPPKVSTTTSDLIIGITALAGTSIYLAAGLIDPGLAAPVILGVVAGAFIGTRLLVRLTNQKVRRFFMVVLAILGVEMILRGVGVIP